From the genome of Hathewaya histolytica, one region includes:
- a CDS encoding alkaline phosphatase yields MKKSNVIIILCIISIFSLGVVLVTLKKGDKRENSYKATTSQVKNENTKENKEKKLKGNPKYVFLFIGDGNAMPQINAAENYLSAKDGNGNKPNAYKIKENKLSFTRFPVMGMTTTYAADTFITDSASAGTAISTGNKTDDGVISMGSDRKTSYKTIAEIVRESGKKVGIVSSVSIDHATPAVFYAHNKTRKNYYEIAMNMPRSDFNYFAGGGLKEPIGKNKDKPHVHEEAKKLGYKIVKTKEDFNKLSNKEEKIIAESPVLDEEQALPYEVDNSKDGITLKEFTKKGIEVLNNEKGFFMMVEGGKIDWACHANDATTSIKDI; encoded by the coding sequence ATGAAGAAAAGTAATGTAATAATAATACTCTGCATAATTTCTATATTTTCCTTAGGTGTAGTATTAGTAACATTAAAAAAAGGTGATAAGAGGGAGAATAGTTACAAGGCAACTACTTCTCAAGTTAAAAATGAAAATACGAAAGAAAACAAAGAGAAAAAGTTAAAAGGAAATCCTAAATATGTTTTTTTATTTATAGGTGATGGAAATGCTATGCCACAAATCAATGCAGCTGAAAACTATTTATCTGCTAAAGATGGTAATGGAAATAAACCTAATGCGTATAAAATAAAGGAAAACAAATTAAGTTTTACAAGGTTTCCTGTTATGGGTATGACAACTACTTATGCTGCAGACACTTTTATAACAGATTCAGCATCAGCCGGAACTGCTATATCTACAGGAAATAAAACAGATGATGGTGTGATTTCTATGGGGAGTGATAGAAAAACTTCATATAAAACCATAGCTGAAATAGTAAGGGAAAGTGGTAAAAAGGTAGGCATAGTTTCAAGTGTTTCTATAGATCATGCAACTCCAGCAGTTTTCTATGCACATAATAAAACTAGAAAAAATTATTATGAAATAGCTATGAATATGCCTAGGAGTGACTTTAATTATTTTGCAGGGGGAGGATTAAAAGAACCTATAGGTAAGAATAAAGATAAGCCTCATGTACATGAAGAAGCTAAAAAATTAGGATATAAGATAGTTAAGACTAAAGAGGATTTTAATAAACTAAGTAATAAAGAAGAAAAAATAATTGCAGAATCTCCAGTATTAGATGAGGAACAAGCCTTGCCTTATGAAGTTGATAATAGTAAAGATGGAATAACTCTTAAAGAGTTTACTAAAAAAGGTATAGAAGTTTTAAATAATGAAAAAGGTTTTTTTATGATGGTGGAAGGTGGAAAAATTGATTGGGCATGTCATGCAAACGATGCAACAACTTCAATAAAGGATATATAG
- a CDS encoding glycosyltransferase family 2 protein, with product MNETVTVVIPSRNEENFIGKCLDSFMSQSYPKELMEVFVCDGMSGDKTREIVNEYSKKYGNVFLIDNPGLSAPKGMNEGIKKSKSDIVIIFGAHAHADVDFVKNNVLALQNNEIGCSGGPIKTVSTSLKGEAISEAMSSPFGVGNALFRYATERAYVDTVAFGAYRKGVLDSIGYFDEELVRNQDDELNFRVTKNNYKIILDPDIKSTYYSRASLKKLWKQYYQYGFWKVRVMQKHGKTSSIRHLIPLAFVTTNMIGALGSFFCKPIRMLWILELLLYFTLDIIFSVKKSKGNIKILGYLFIIFPILHLSYGIGFLEGLITFYLLKSKNSIDKNTKMSR from the coding sequence ATGAATGAAACAGTTACTGTTGTCATACCATCAAGAAATGAAGAGAATTTTATAGGAAAATGTCTAGATTCTTTTATGAGTCAAAGTTATCCTAAAGAGTTAATGGAAGTTTTTGTTTGTGATGGAATGTCAGGAGATAAAACTAGGGAAATAGTTAATGAGTACTCAAAAAAATATGGAAATGTTTTTCTAATAGATAATCCTGGTCTTTCAGCACCAAAAGGAATGAATGAAGGGATTAAAAAAAGTAAGAGTGATATAGTAATAATTTTCGGAGCACATGCCCATGCTGATGTAGATTTTGTTAAAAACAATGTATTAGCCCTACAAAATAATGAGATAGGATGTTCTGGTGGACCTATAAAAACTGTTAGTACAAGTTTAAAAGGTGAGGCCATATCTGAAGCCATGAGTTCACCTTTTGGAGTGGGAAATGCATTATTTAGATATGCCACAGAAAGGGCTTATGTGGATACAGTTGCTTTTGGTGCTTATAGAAAAGGAGTATTAGATTCCATAGGATATTTTGATGAGGAATTAGTTAGAAATCAGGATGATGAACTTAACTTTAGAGTTACAAAAAATAACTATAAGATAATTTTAGATCCAGATATAAAATCAACATACTATAGTAGAGCTTCCTTAAAAAAATTATGGAAACAATATTATCAATATGGATTTTGGAAAGTTAGAGTTATGCAAAAGCATGGAAAGACATCATCAATTAGACATCTCATACCATTAGCTTTTGTTACTACTAATATGATTGGTGCATTAGGATCATTTTTTTGTAAACCAATAAGAATGTTATGGATTTTGGAGCTTTTATTATATTTCACATTAGATATAATATTTTCTGTAAAGAAAAGTAAAGGGAATATAAAAATTCTAGGGTATTTATTTATAATATTTCCCATACTACATTTAAGTTATGGAATAGGCTTTTTAGAAGGATTAATAACTTTCTATTTATTAAAGTCTAAAAATTCTATAGATAAAAATACTAAGATGTCTAGATAA
- a CDS encoding phosphopentomutase: MKRVILLVIDSLGIGEMEDIKINRPIDVGSNTLKHILENNKELSINNLIKLGLINALGEEVGDYKKVSNAIYGEANLTHPGADSFYGHYEIAGAKIENPVVYPLEHYIDSIKFRLEKLGYGVEKVTKFQSSYLFVDEGIFVCDNIEAEYGNVYSVIGSNEKVDYNKVKLIAKEVRNITKVSRVVSVITKVTVEELTRCIEIKEGKYIGINSPKCNLYNREYEVEHLGYGINNQGHCITKLKKINVPVISIGKVSDIIDVDVDKRIYGVNTNLIIENSLEQIKSLDYGFIFINIQETDLAGHLEDVKMYGKQLEKVDKFIGEIINLIGGDDFLIVMADHGNDPTIGHSKHTRERVPILIYNKCMHGEIYLGTRKTMSDVGATIVEIFNGERTEVGESFFSKLKI, encoded by the coding sequence TTGAAAAGAGTTATTTTACTTGTTATAGATAGTTTAGGCATAGGTGAAATGGAAGATATAAAAATAAATAGACCTATAGATGTAGGAAGCAATACTCTAAAGCATATACTAGAAAATAACAAGGAACTAAGTATTAATAATTTAATAAAGTTAGGATTAATAAATGCATTAGGTGAGGAAGTGGGAGATTATAAGAAAGTATCGAATGCTATATATGGCGAAGCTAATTTAACTCATCCTGGTGCTGACTCTTTCTATGGTCATTATGAAATAGCAGGTGCAAAGATAGAAAATCCTGTAGTATATCCCCTAGAGCATTATATAGACAGTATAAAATTTAGGTTGGAAAAGTTAGGATACGGAGTAGAGAAGGTAACTAAATTTCAATCTTCTTATCTTTTTGTAGATGAAGGAATCTTTGTTTGTGATAATATAGAAGCTGAATATGGTAATGTATACTCGGTTATAGGAAGTAATGAAAAAGTAGATTATAATAAAGTAAAATTAATAGCTAAAGAAGTACGAAATATAACTAAAGTTTCAAGGGTGGTTTCAGTAATTACAAAAGTTACTGTAGAAGAATTAACAAGGTGTATTGAGATAAAGGAAGGAAAGTATATAGGAATAAATTCTCCTAAATGCAATTTATATAATAGGGAATATGAAGTTGAACACCTAGGTTACGGTATAAATAATCAGGGTCATTGTATTACAAAATTAAAAAAAATTAATGTACCAGTGATTTCAATTGGTAAAGTTTCAGATATCATAGATGTGGATGTGGATAAAAGAATATATGGAGTTAATACTAATCTTATAATTGAAAATAGCTTGGAGCAAATTAAATCTTTAGATTATGGGTTTATATTTATAAATATTCAAGAAACAGATTTAGCAGGACATCTTGAAGATGTAAAGATGTATGGTAAACAATTAGAAAAAGTTGATAAGTTTATAGGAGAAATAATAAATTTAATTGGTGGAGACGACTTTCTTATAGTTATGGCTGATCACGGAAATGATCCCACAATAGGTCATAGTAAACATACCCGCGAAAGGGTGCCTATTCTTATATATAATAAGTGTATGCACGGTGAAATTTATTTAGGAACTAGAAAAACAATGAGTGATGTCGGTGCAACCATTGTAGAAATATTTAATGGAGAAAGAACAGAGGTAGGAGAGAGCTTTTTTTCTAAATTAAAAATATAA
- a CDS encoding alkaline phosphatase: protein MSCKRCNNFNKGYIAFDESVKVAIEFYEKYPEDTLIVVTADHETGGLTQGFAGTGYDNYYDLLYNQKVSYDKFDNIVKNYSEEKKENAKFEEFMPNITKNFGLTTEGTDERLKLKDHELKQLKYAFHMSMKDEKSRKLNSQEKLLYGSYDPLTVTITHILNQKAGIGWTSYAHTGVPVPTFAKGQGEELFNGYYDNTDIFYKLKIALNLK, encoded by the coding sequence ATGTCATGCAAACGATGCAACAACTTCAATAAAGGATATATAGCCTTTGATGAATCTGTTAAAGTTGCTATAGAATTTTATGAAAAGTATCCAGAAGATACTCTAATAGTGGTAACTGCAGACCATGAAACAGGAGGATTGACTCAAGGGTTTGCAGGAACAGGGTATGATAATTATTACGATTTATTATATAATCAAAAAGTTTCTTATGATAAATTTGATAACATAGTTAAAAATTATTCAGAAGAAAAAAAAGAGAATGCAAAGTTTGAAGAATTTATGCCTAATATAACTAAAAACTTTGGCCTTACAACAGAAGGAACAGATGAGAGATTAAAATTAAAAGATCATGAATTAAAACAATTAAAATATGCTTTCCATATGAGTATGAAAGATGAAAAATCTAGAAAGCTAAACTCACAAGAAAAACTTTTATATGGAAGTTATGATCCATTAACCGTAACTATAACTCATATATTAAACCAAAAGGCAGGTATAGGATGGACATCCTATGCACATACAGGAGTACCAGTTCCAACCTTTGCAAAGGGACAAGGAGAAGAACTTTTCAATGGGTATTACGATAATACTGATATATTTTATAAGTTAAAGATAGCACTTAACCTAAAATAA